In the Burkholderia glumae LMG 2196 = ATCC 33617 genome, one interval contains:
- a CDS encoding tetratricopeptide repeat protein, which yields MYRRLLASGMVLLLAACAQNPSATSNTVRICDDSGCSDRPKDQVSYQKTDDAAEPEDPRITALKQTAKTQPKAAYDLGLRYFRGDGVRQDSYQALKWMRDAAERGDLNAQKALGSFYLFGLEEMGSDSREAEKWLSIAVARGDKESKNLLELARKAKKEDEEDWKWRTQWRDVYYGYWHSGYPYYGVWQQTYWYY from the coding sequence ATGTATCGCCGCTTACTCGCATCGGGGATGGTGTTGCTGTTGGCCGCTTGTGCACAGAATCCGTCCGCCACCAGCAACACGGTGCGGATCTGCGACGACAGCGGCTGTTCCGATCGCCCCAAGGACCAGGTTTCCTACCAGAAAACGGACGATGCGGCGGAACCGGAAGACCCCCGCATCACGGCGCTAAAGCAGACCGCGAAGACCCAGCCCAAGGCCGCCTACGATCTCGGCCTGCGCTATTTTCGCGGTGACGGCGTGCGTCAGGACAGCTATCAGGCGCTCAAGTGGATGCGAGATGCAGCCGAGCGCGGCGACCTGAATGCGCAGAAGGCGCTCGGGAGCTTCTACCTGTTCGGCCTCGAGGAAATGGGCTCCGACTCGCGCGAAGCGGAGAAGTGGCTGTCGATCGCGGTTGCCCGCGGCGACAAGGAGTCGAAGAATCTGCTCGAACTCGCGCGCAAGGCCAAGAAGGAAGACGAAGAAGACTGGAAATGGCGCACGCAGTGGCGTGACGTCTATTACGGCTACTGGCACTCCGGCTATCCGTACTACGGCGTCTGGCAGCAGACGTACTGGTATTACTGA
- a CDS encoding response regulator yields the protein MPTSEQANVDLVTANKVRDLLSRHGIPPRSQNTTIANVLGLSVSVVTRKMKGLIPWNLSQLQDIATHFGVPPAILLDDKGTQPAAADMIDATFVVESRRFRCRAAISTKASSQVETDFVASQWQGAWIVTERAHAHQGRTYPVELIELRSAQPTAYAARIAVVDDAPDVAETVCEYFIEKGVNAIPYFDGASFRKALASEDFDAYILDWMLGDQTAAELVRSIRSSENSGAPIFLLTGKISTGEASEEEIAHIVSHYNARCEEKPVRLPILFAEVARELKITSPAAAGSS from the coding sequence ATGCCCACTTCCGAGCAGGCCAACGTCGATCTCGTGACCGCCAACAAGGTGCGCGATCTGCTGAGCCGGCATGGCATTCCGCCACGAAGCCAAAACACGACGATCGCGAACGTGCTGGGCCTGAGCGTTTCGGTCGTCACGCGCAAGATGAAAGGCCTGATCCCGTGGAATCTGTCGCAGTTGCAGGATATTGCGACGCACTTCGGCGTGCCGCCTGCGATCCTGCTCGATGACAAGGGCACCCAGCCGGCCGCGGCCGACATGATCGACGCGACCTTCGTGGTGGAATCGCGGCGTTTTCGCTGCCGCGCCGCGATCTCGACGAAGGCCAGCAGCCAGGTCGAAACGGATTTCGTCGCGTCGCAGTGGCAGGGGGCCTGGATCGTCACCGAGCGGGCCCACGCGCACCAGGGCCGCACCTATCCGGTCGAGCTGATCGAGCTGCGCTCGGCCCAGCCGACCGCCTATGCCGCGCGGATCGCCGTGGTCGACGATGCGCCGGATGTCGCCGAGACGGTGTGCGAGTATTTCATCGAGAAAGGGGTGAACGCGATTCCGTATTTCGACGGTGCGAGCTTCCGCAAGGCGCTGGCGAGCGAGGATTTCGACGCCTACATCCTCGACTGGATGCTCGGCGACCAGACGGCCGCCGAACTCGTGCGGAGCATCCGCTCGAGCGAGAACAGCGGCGCGCCGATCTTCCTGCTGACGGGCAAGATCTCGACCGGCGAGGCGAGCGAGGAGGAGATCGCGCACATCGTGTCGCACTACAACGCGCGCTGCGAAGAAAAACCGGTGCGCCTGCCGATCCTGTTTGCCGAAGTCGCACGCGAACTGAAGATCACGTCGCCGGCCGCGGCCGGCTCGAGCTGA